The nucleotide window TTTGTGATCGACAAGGTAACTTTTTGTTTTTTACCAATGGTATCTATGTAAGAGATAGATATGGCAATATGATGCTTAACGGAGATTCTCTTTGCTATAGCGACCAGTGGTACACGGCTTTTAATAATGTTTATCAAACAGTTTATCAGGTCGGTCTGCCAAGCCATCAAAGTGTGATGATTGTACCAAAACCAAGGAAGTGGTAATCTTTATTACATTTTTCATTACCTCACCGCAGACACCTCTTATTTGAAATTAAACAGGGTAAATACAGCGCCTTTGGTGCTTTACTACAGTTTAGTGGACATGAATGAAAATTTTGGATTAGGTGCTGTAGTTAAAAAAAATGTACGGCTACCAATTTATCAGCCTATGTGTTCATCTCGAATGACCGCCGTAAAGCATGGAAATGGGAGAGATTGGTGGCTGATACGGCATGGAGACAGCGATAATAAGTATATCAAATTTTTGATTACACCAGATAGTATTGCAGGTCCATACTATCAAAGTATTGGGCCTGCTTACAACTACAACGGTGATGTGTTTGACTTCTACGGCACCTCGGTTTTTAATCAGACAGGAGATAAAATGGCCAGCAGTTGTCAATTGGGACCTACTGTTGTTTTAGATTTTTACCGATGTAGCGGTGAGTTCAATAATCCCATTTTTTTTTTAACAATCATCCCGATACTTTAGCAGGAGCAATGGGTTTAGCATTTAGTCCCAATGGAAGGTTTCTTTACGCTTCTGATAAAATCAGCTTAAATCAATATGATCTCCATAGCATAACCGGCCATGATTCGGTGCGTTTATATACCATTGACAGTAGTGATGACTACGCGATCAGATTGCTGCAATTAGCCCCTAATGAAAAAATTTATCTATCAACCTGGCATGGAGGAGCATTTGCGCTCCATGTGATTAATAAACCCAATGAATTGGGAATAGGTTGTGATTTTCAATTTAATGATCAGCAATGTATTTCTGGGAACACCAATAATCTGCCTAATATGGTGAATTACAAGTTGGGGGGGTTAATGGGCAGCGGTTGTGATACCATTATCAATAGTGTCAGTGATTTACAGGGCGATAGATTCAAAGTAAGCATCAGTCCAAACCCCGCCAGCGACAAGGTAGATATTGTAATAAAAGGCAGCAAGGAGGATTTGAGGATGATGGTCTATAATAATCTCGGTGAAATCGTAGGGAATGCTGTTGTCAATCACTATGTCGAGTTTGATGTGAGCAATTTTACCAATGGAGTTTATCAGGTTTGTTTTATCTCTCCTAATGGAACAGTTTCTTCAAGCCGCTTAGTTGTTGCAAGGTAGTTTGGGTGGTATTCTGATAAATAGGCATTCGTATGAAAACGTATTTGCTCTTAAGTTGAAAAGTGTAATTTAGATAGTAGTACAATTGATTTATTTTTGATTTTGCCTTCAGGCTTCTAGCTTATTTCCAAATTATCTGTATATCTGCTTAAACGAACAATCAAGAAAGTCACTGACCATTGACACATAGAATAGAAGTGTATAATGCGTTTTAATTATAGGTCTAAGCACAAATCTTCAATCCATCATAGGCAATTTTTACCTGCGGCGGTAATTGCTTTTCCATTTCTTCATACAAACCAAACTGATGGCTCATGTGTACCAGATACGTTTGCTCTGGGTTTACATCTTCAATCACTTCCATTGCCTCGCTAACAGATAAATGCGAATAGTGAGGCTCCGAACGAAGTGCATTGAGTACCAACAATTTCGAGCCTCTAATTTTATTTCTTTCCTCCTTGGATATGGTCTTGGCATCGGTGATATAAGTGAAGTCGCCAAACCGAAAGCCAAGCACGGGCATGGTGGCGTGCATCACTTCAATAGGAAGAATTTTTAAGTGCTGAATTTGAAATTCTGAATTCTGAATTCTAATAAAATTCATCTTTGGCAAGTACGGATAGCTGGTCTCTGTGAAGGCATAAGAATATTGTTTCTTGATACCTAACTCTGTAGGAAAGTCACAATAAAAATCAAGCGCCTTTCCACTCAAAAAA belongs to Bacteroidota bacterium and includes:
- a CDS encoding T9SS type A sorting domain-containing protein, encoding MGLAFSPNGRFLYASDKISLNQYDLHSITGHDSVRLYTIDSSDDYAIRLLQLAPNEKIYLSTWHGGAFALHVINKPNELGIGCDFQFNDQQCISGNTNNLPNMVNYKLGGLMGSGCDTIINSVSDLQGDRFKVSISPNPASDKVDIVIKGSKEDLRMMVYNNLGEIVGNAVVNHYVEFDVSNFTNGVYQVCFISPNGTVSSSRLVVAR
- a CDS encoding MBL fold metallo-hydrolase, which gives rise to MEITFLGTGTSGGVPLIGCACRVCQSTDPRDKRLRSSILLRDKDLTLTIDCGPDFRQQMLREKVDHLDAVIMTHQHKDHTGGIDDIRSLNFLSGKALDFYCDFPTELGIKKQYSYAFTETSYPYLPKMNFIRIQNSEFQIQHLKILPIEVMHATMPVLGFRFGDFTYITDAKTISKEERNKIRGSKLLVLNALRSEPHYSHLSVSEAMEVIEDVNPEQTYLVHMSHQFGLYEEMEKQLPPQVKIAYDGLKICA